TATACAGGAAGCTCCAACTCATTGGGATGTAAGATATGCTCTCGAAGACGTGAACCATATATTGTTGACAAGGAAGTATAAGCCAACATATTTCTTCGAAGGAACACCTGCCATGGGACAAGGTGGATTCTCAGTAATCGTAAAACTTGACAGAGAAATGAAAGATGAAGAACGAAGAATGCTTAGACGCTTACTAAGTAATAGAGGAATAAAAGTTATTATGGAGGATTAATCCCATGGCAGAGAACATAATAATTTATAAAAAGATCGTTGAAGAACTTGAAAAAAGAAACCCAGTAGCACTAGCAACAATCGTAAATAAAGAAGGAAGCGGGCCAAGAGATCCGGGTTCAAGCCTAGTTTACACAGTAGATGGAGTCAAAATAGGAACTATAGGTGGAGGACATATCGAGAAAATAATTATTGAAGAAGCCAAGAAAGCCTTACAGGAAGGGAAACCTAGAAAAATAAAGCTTGCACTTAGAAGAGAAAATATTCCCCCAGACGCGATCAAGACAAACCAGCTATGCGGAGGAATCGTAGAAGTGTTTATAAACGTAATAAATCCTCCTCCAAGACTAATAATAACAGGCGGAGGAAACGTTGGCAAACCAATAGCTGATATAGCAAACATATTGGGTTACAAAATAATAATTATAGACACCAATCCTAAACTAGCCAATAAAGAAAGATTCCCCTATGCTGAAAAAGTCTTAGCTGGAAACATAGTAGAAAAACTAGAATCAATTAAATACTCACCATTCGATATAGTTGTTATTGCATATGGAGAAGTAGAAACAGATTATCAATCACTAAAAACACTAGTAAAGAACAAATTCCCAGGACACATATGGGCACTATGCAGTAGAACCCGTGCAACATGGATGCTTAAACGACTCGTCGAAGAAGAAAATATTGAACTAGACAACATAGTAGATAAACTACACATGCCCGCCGGGTTAGACATAGGAAGCGACACACCCGCAGAAATAGCCATAAGCATATTATCAGAAATTATATGTGTTCTGAAAAAATGCAACATACCCGTTAAATCAATGAATATAGCTAGAATATGGTGGGAGACCTATAAAAAAGATAAATCTAAGACAAAACATGAGTAGAATATTTTTAATTTAACACTAATCATTCTTTAATACCTTATATTTCATGGGAAGATTATAGGAACGGTAGAAACGTTAAAGGAATACTTTATTTTAATCCTCTATGTACTTCGTATATTACCGTTCTAGAATTATATAGATAAAATGCTTGATATTAAGGAAAAACTGGAATATAATAGCACTTGTCAAAGAGATAATTGAGGCACTAAATACAGCGCCTGGTAGTGTTCATTATTAATAGTGGCGAGAAAGAGCCCATAAGATTTTGGAAGAAAAAGCTTTACAAAAAGATAGATGAGACAATAGAAAGCAGGTAATAAGTTATTAAGAATGCTCATTAAGACTATTCATCTATCTTGGAATCCATAGAAGAAGTTAAATTCCTTGATCATAGGAAAACATAGTCTATTCTATATCCTATCACTCATTTTCAAAATGTTGGGGAGATCACAGATAAGGATCTACAGGTTCAAGGGTAGATGGTGTTTGGTGCAGGATATTCAAAGGATAGTTGTAGCTTGTATCTATGGGTTTTGTTATAGGGAAAGCGATTAGGTGTAAATAGTACTTCCAGCATAAATGCTGGATCACCTAACATGAGGTATTGGGGAAATAGATAGGGGAAGACTATTCATAGCAAAAGCAACAAAAGCCGGAACGGTGTCTACTTGTTGGAATAATACAAAAATATTATATTCTGAACTGTGAAATATGCTTAACAAGGCCTAGATCGCTTGTTTTTCTAATAAGTTCCTCATCAGCCGTATATAGTTTTGTATTAAGCATCATGGCCAATGCAACATATGAAGCATCATATACTGTTATTCCCTTTCTCATCGCTATCTCAATACTTTTCATCGAGAGTTCACCTTTTAGATCGTATAATGTGAACTGGAAGTCGTCAAGGGCTTCACCTATCTTCTTAAGCTCATCCTCACCAAAGGCGCCGGAGTATTTTAGTGCGTTTAACACCTCGTAAGGTAGTAGTGATGGTGCATTGATATCTATTAGTCCATCAACATATGCATCTCTCAGCAACCATGCCTCACGACTATACTTCTCTTCAACGAACCATTTAACAATAACTGAGGCATCAACTACTACCTTCTCTCCCTCCATCTCCTAATCTCCTCTACACTACTCCATCTCTCAACTCTCCTCAAAAGCTCCCTCGATCTTAAAGCAGCCCTTCTAATTCTTTCAACATCCTTCCCACGCATTCTAGCCTCCTCACGAACTATAACCTCGTATATAGCTTTCCTAACCACCTCACTCCAATTAATGTGTTTGAGCTTATCCATCTTCTCCTTAAGCTCCCTACTGATCCTGAAACTCACAACAACGCTCATAGAAGCCACCAACAATGTATTACTTAGGATGTAATATATGTAATACAAATTTATAAACTTTTCATAAAAACATATTCTCAACCAATCACTCATTCATTACCATAGTTATTGCTTAATTTATTGAAACCAATAGAGAGTCTATGTCATGGAATAAATGTTGATCTAAGGGATCTTTTCAGGGATCTTCTAGATAATAATAGAGTTAGGAAATTTCATGAAAAACTATCCTTGTAGGCTACCATAAGTGGTTAGAAAAATATATTGGTAGAGGAGAAGGGAATATATTTTGAGACATGGGCGGGGATCCTTATCGTCACAATAATAACTTGCATTGGAGAATCAAAGCGTAGGTAAAATTATTTATGAGTATCCAGCTTCTTATTCACGCTATATCAGGACTAACTATACAAATATACAGATACTCTAATGAAATGGAAAAACTTGGTGATAAAGGATAGAGTAGGATCTAGCTATACAATTCATGATAGCTTCTGGTCTAAGAAGGCATCTATGGACATAAATGTCTACAGGAACAAATTTTATGAATAATGGCTTTATCCTCAGATTTATACACTATATCTAGAACATGTGGGAATTTTTCGTGGGGAAAATGAGAATCAAAACATTAGTATAATATTGTTTCTGTAAAACATATACTTATATTAGAGAAGTATATTCGTTATGGTTTGAGAGATTTGAGCAAAGTAGATGATGTCAAGCGAAGAATATATATTTACTTGCTTACCTCAGATGAGCCTAGAAGTGTTAGGGAGATAGCTGAAGCACTAAATATGGCGCCAAGCACAGTTCATTATCACTTAAAGAAAATGGTTGAGGATGGAATAGTTAAGAAAGCTTCTAGAGGATATACGATCAATAAATTGATTAGTATTGAGGGATACATTATTATTCATAGAAAAATTATTCCGAGACTCTTTGTTTACTCATTATTCTTCCTGGGCTTAACTATTGGGAGCATTATAGAGATAGTACTGGATAAAAATATCAATATGGATCGAATACTGCTACTCATATCTTCGATTTCCGCATTCACACTCCTATTATATGAGAGTGTGAATGCTTGGAGAAAACTATGACCAATATTGTCCAAGTTTTCGAACAATTCTGTTCAATGCTTAGCTATAATAAAAATATTAAATTAAATCTATAAATAGGTGAGCAGTTCATGGATGGATCAAAAATCATAATACTTGGAGCAATAGCGCTCATAATAGGTATTCTACTACCAATAACAATGCATACAATATTCTTCTCTGGAACTAGAAACACAGGTAATCCTATCAGAGCAAGTATTGAAGCAAATTTGCCTAAGATAAAAGAAATGGAGAGCTTCTCCTCTTACAGCGAGCTCTTAAACTACTTAAACAAAACACTAGCACCTACTCAATCTAATCCAGAAATTATGGGAATACTTAACATAGAAAAATCGGTAATGCACACTCCTGTAGGAGCCGTACCATTATTCGAGACTCAACAAAGAACAACGATAAGATATTCAAGCACCAATGTACAGGTGAAGGGTATTGATGAACCAGATATTGTTAAGACTAATGGTAAAATAATAGCTGTTGCTAAAGGAGACACCGTATATATAATTGATGCAGTACGAGACGTTTATGTTGGAAAAATTGTTTTAAACTCCACAATCAACTCAATCTATATATCAGGAGATCATTTAATCGTGTTAACCATTATGAATAGAAAATTCAACCTAATACAAAAGATAATAAATGAAAACACGGCATTCACAATGACTTTTCCATTACCAGGAACAATTAGTGAAATACATGTATATAGTATATCTGATCCCAGTAAACCTGTTAAACTATATAATATCTCAGTCACAGGCACAATAATTTCTTCCAGGCTCAAAGACAATATTCTCTATACTATTATGCAGCAACCAGTATATGATACATCAATTACGATACCATCAATTGGAGAACAACTATTACCTCCTGAAAATATTTATCTAGTAGATAAACAGCCAGTCCACTATACAAACATAATCGCTTTAAACATTACAAGCGGCAAATACTCAGCATATTCCTTTCTAACGGGTCCTACATCATGGGTTTACATGTCACATAAATATTTAGTATTAGCATCTTCTAACCCCTACTGGATAGTTTATCGAGAACAAGCTATGAGGACTATAACCAAGTATATGCCGGAAGAAATAAAGAAACAGCTCGAGCCTCTCATTGAAAACAACAACTATTATAAAGCATTGGAGATCATTAATGATTATCTTAACAAGTTAGATCAGGATAACATCACCGAGATAGTTAATAATATAAATTCTGGACTCAACACTTCAAACTTTACAGACTATACAAAACTCTACATATTAGATATTAATCAATTATCGCTAGAATATAAGGGCGAAATAGAAGTTCCAGGAATAATACTAGACCAGTTCAGCATAGAAGAATACAGAAACAATTACCTGGTTGTAGCTACTACTGTTAGCAATTATAAGCTAGAAGCAGAATTCCATACGTTTTCTAATAGAGATAACGCTGTAATAATTAGTGTGAATGATAGTAACGGCACTAAGAAATGGATGATGAATATTAATAAAACCCTAGTAGAGCGGGGCTGGAAAGGCTTCTTCTCAGTATTTCCGAGCCTGATCCTGAAATATAATGAATTAAACATTATAGATCTAAGTGATCTGGAAATAATTAGTAAATTATCTAATCTAGCAGTTAACGAAGACATAAAAGCATCAAGGCTTGTAGGAGACTTATTCATACTTGTAACTTATAGACAAGTTGATCCCTTATTCGCAATAAATATTTCTGATCCAGAAAACCCTGTAGTGTTAGGGTACTTAGAGATTCCAGGATATAATGAATACCTACATCCAGTATCGAAGAACTTATTATTGGGTATAGGCGTTGAAGGCGGTAAGCTTATGGTTTCACTATATAATATTAGTGATCCAGAAAATATTGTGCAGGTTGCTAAAGCAACTCTCTCACCATTATTATCGC
This is a stretch of genomic DNA from Staphylothermus hellenicus DSM 12710. It encodes these proteins:
- a CDS encoding XdhC family protein: MAENIIIYKKIVEELEKRNPVALATIVNKEGSGPRDPGSSLVYTVDGVKIGTIGGGHIEKIIIEEAKKALQEGKPRKIKLALRRENIPPDAIKTNQLCGGIVEVFINVINPPPRLIITGGGNVGKPIADIANILGYKIIIIDTNPKLANKERFPYAEKVLAGNIVEKLESIKYSPFDIVVIAYGEVETDYQSLKTLVKNKFPGHIWALCSRTRATWMLKRLVEEENIELDNIVDKLHMPAGLDIGSDTPAEIAISILSEIICVLKKCNIPVKSMNIARIWWETYKKDKSKTKHE
- a CDS encoding type II toxin-antitoxin system VapC family toxin gives rise to the protein MEGEKVVVDASVIVKWFVEEKYSREAWLLRDAYVDGLIDINAPSLLPYEVLNALKYSGAFGEDELKKIGEALDDFQFTLYDLKGELSMKSIEIAMRKGITVYDASYVALAMMLNTKLYTADEELIRKTSDLGLVKHISQFRI
- a CDS encoding winged helix-turn-helix domain-containing protein; this encodes MSKVDDVKRRIYIYLLTSDEPRSVREIAEALNMAPSTVHYHLKKMVEDGIVKKASRGYTINKLISIEGYIIIHRKIIPRLFVYSLFFLGLTIGSIIEIVLDKNINMDRILLLISSISAFTLLLYESVNAWRKL
- a CDS encoding beta-propeller domain-containing protein; the protein is MDGSKIIILGAIALIIGILLPITMHTIFFSGTRNTGNPIRASIEANLPKIKEMESFSSYSELLNYLNKTLAPTQSNPEIMGILNIEKSVMHTPVGAVPLFETQQRTTIRYSSTNVQVKGIDEPDIVKTNGKIIAVAKGDTVYIIDAVRDVYVGKIVLNSTINSIYISGDHLIVLTIMNRKFNLIQKIINENTAFTMTFPLPGTISEIHVYSISDPSKPVKLYNISVTGTIISSRLKDNILYTIMQQPVYDTSITIPSIGEQLLPPENIYLVDKQPVHYTNIIALNITSGKYSAYSFLTGPTSWVYMSHKYLVLASSNPYWIVYREQAMRTITKYMPEEIKKQLEPLIENNNYYKALEIINDYLNKLDQDNITEIVNNINSGLNTSNFTDYTKLYILDINQLSLEYKGEIEVPGIILDQFSIEEYRNNYLVVATTVSNYKLEAEFHTFSNRDNAVIISVNDSNGTKKWMMNINKTLVERGWKGFFSVFPSLILKYNELNIIDLSDLEIISKLSNLAVNEDIKASRLVGDLFILVTYRQVDPLFAINISDPENPVVLGYLEIPGYNEYLHPVSKNLLLGIGVEGGKLMVSLYNISDPENIVQVAKATLSPLLSPVLQDYHAFTIDPEKKLIFIPVATALFKLENELATCGDGVAVIEYSNTSLIVLKIIDHPYIVRTLYIGDKLYIISPYMVRVFNEATLELIKTIWLS